A genomic region of Notamacropus eugenii isolate mMacEug1 chromosome 3, mMacEug1.pri_v2, whole genome shotgun sequence contains the following coding sequences:
- the TMEM158 gene encoding transmembrane protein 158, translating to MLLLLRGLLLLAAFWLLPVRGWTSAAGGQEEAGLFVPPLTASSSPSAPDSQSSSRAMELDLEAPQVDEDAEDPGEPGDPGGQKAAERSHAAPSSDPNSTASPAASAVAASTIAASEDASPLPAVARAPAHQEQQRGPEAAERGGGHHHDQQQQAPHQEQQQPQQQHQHEEAHCNISVQRQMLSSLLVRWSRPLGIQCDLLLFSTNGHGRAFFSAAFHRVGPPLLIEHLGLAAGGAQQDLRLCVGCGWVRGRRLGRLRGGAAAAAAAAAAAAAAAAAAAAATSPGPGPGPASASGASSAAAAAAASSAAAAASASLPSYPAAEPGQLWWQGEPLNFCCLDFSLEELKGEPGWRLNRKPIESTLVACFMTLVIIVWSVAALIWPVPIIAGFLPNGMEQRRTGGGGGGGGGGSGAGGGTGGGGGGGAGGGGGAAPSSSSAAAAAAAVTSGTAAAAAAAAAAAAAAVTSGTGAK from the coding sequence ATGCTGCTGCTGCTCCGGGGGCTGCTGCTGCTCGCAGCCTTCTGGCTGCTGCCGGTCCGGGGCTGGACCTCTGCCGCTGGGGGGCAGGAGGAAGCGGGTCTCTTCGTGCCTCCACTCACCGCCTCCTCCTCGCCGTCGGCCCCCGATTCCCAAAGCTCCTCCCGGGCCATGGAGCTTGACCTGGAGGCGCCCCAGGTTGACGAGGACGCGGAAGACCCGGGAGAACCGGGAGACCCAGGTGGCCAGAAAGCCGCGGAGAGAAGCCACGCGGCCCCGTCGTCGGACCCCAACTCGACCGCTTCCCCGGCCGCCTCCGCGGTGGCCGCCTCCACGATAGCCGCCTCGGAAGACGCCTCGCCCCTGCCCGCCGTCGCCCGCGCCCCGGCGCACCAGGAGCAGCAGAGGGGTCCGGAGGCGGCGGAGCGGGGCGGTGGGCACCACCACGACCAGCAGCAGCAGGCGCCGCaccaggagcagcagcagccgcagcagcagcaTCAGCACGAGGAGGCGCACTGCAACATCAGTGTGCAGCGCCAGATGCTGAGCTCCCTGCTGGTGCGCTGGAGCCGGCCCCTGGGCATTCAGTGCGACCTGCTGCTCTTCTCCACCAACGGCCACGGCCGCGCCTTCTTCTCGGCCGCCTTCCACCGGGTGGGCCCGCCGCTCCTCATCGAGCACCTGGGGCTGGCGGCCGGGGGCGCCCAGCAGGACCTGCGCCTCTGCGTGGGCTGCGGCTGGGTCCGGGGTCGCCGGCTGGGCCGCCTGCGGGGGGGGGCTGCGGCTGCTGCTGCCgcggctgcggcggcggcggcggcggcggctgccgCTGCGGCGGCCAccagccccggccccggccccggcccggcCTCGGCCTCCGGCGCCTCCtccgcagccgccgccgccgccgcttcTTCGGCTGCTGCTGCAGCTTCTGCATCGCTGCCCTCCTACCCCGCGGCCGAGCCGGGCCAGCTCTGGTGGCAGGGGGAGCCGCTGAATTTCTGCTGCCTGGATTTCAGCCTCGAGGAGCTCAAGGGCGAGCCCGGCTGGCGGTTGAACCGCAAGCCCATCGAGTCCACGCTGGTGGCCTGCTTCATGACCCTGGTCATCATAGTGTGGAGCGTGGCCGCCCTCATCTGGCCGGTGCCCATCATCGCCGGCTTCCTCCCCAACGGCATGGAGCAGCGGAGgaccggcggcggcggcgggggcggcgGCGGGGGCAGCGGGGCCGGCGGGGGCACcggcggcggcgggggcggcgGGGCCGGCGGGGGGGGCGGGgccgccccctcctcctcctccgcggcagcggcagcggcggccGTCACATCTGGAACCGcagcggccgccgccgccgccgccgccgcggccgccgccgccgtcACATCGGGCACCGGGGCCAAGTAG